aaaaaactgttgtTTAGAGTCAGGGTTCGAGCCGCaaacactctacttattcacctttaaggtgtaattacttaacaaaaaaaattggcaatttgtttttttataaatagttATACAGAACTCCAaaacatttaaatttaaaatatggaaattttttaaaagtcagcaaaaaaaaaaagattccgcttttaaaaaaaaattaagctaaatttaaattttcagtCTTTTTCTCTAAAGAGcgtaataaaaattaaatgccAAGGGAACATATTCATCCTTCGAGAGTCAAAAGATAAAACATCCTTCAATATGtcaaacaaacacaaataataatatcatcACAATAATTCTTAATGGACCAGGAGAATTTTCGGGTTTGATGTTGAAGGAAACAAAAGCTACGAATTTTCATCACACACGTCTAAAACTATAGTTTTCACCACATTTTTGTGTCGCCATTTTTAACTTGGTTACCATGGAAGAaagttgagtcttttattataCACACCgacataacataaaaatttagacCATCCTATAATTTGCTCATGTGGGGGTGCTTGTCCCTCTAACAGTGGCTAGTTGCTCTTCTCTTTATTCCATTattaagcaacaaaaaaaaaaacaataaagaagGTGCCAACTCTGAAACTGGAGGATGATTCCATTCAACAGCTATAAACATTTTTCATTAAACTTACTAACAAAAGTTAGTAATAGTAAATTGCTATTACTATTGCCAAAGGTCTTGTTTTTGCTTCAATGGAACTCTGCATCTCGAGTTATACCTTTAATCTTTAGACTTGAGATTTACCAAATCTTTTTAAAGACAATAATGACCTGCTAACTTTCTAAAAGATGAAACAGCAAAAGGTTTCACTTTAGATCTATACACATGATATTTGATGCAAATCATATGGGCCATTAAAATAAAGTGTCACCTCCTTTAGCGCCAGAGAAGAATATGTAGTCATTGacaagtaataataatttaaggtAAACATCTAGTTATTTTTTGTGGCGTCTACAGGTTTGGTCtgtcttttgcttataatacaaaaagcaaaaaaGATACAGGTTTTGCAATAGACTTGGATCCATGCACAGGCCAACAAAGTAACTTATAATAAAAGTTTAAAAGTGTTTAAGTTAATATATTAATCAACCTCTTAAAGAATACTTCTTCCCGGTGAAAGGCTGAAAtttatcttcttctttctctttggGGGGTTCTTGTTTTGCTTTGGCCTCAGTTGCCTGCAATGAGACAGAGAAAACGGGGAGCTTAGCAGTTCATCAATTACCACTCAAAGGATAGGGGGTCTGAATGTAACAATAAGCTCACGAATTAAATGTTAAAAAGATGCAGTCTCTCGAGCAGCAGAATTACCTTTCCGGTTTCTTTACTGCGGTTTGGATTTGACCCAAACACAAGCTTGCCCTGAGTTTGAGGAGCATTACTTTGTGAACTAGAAGCTGTGGAAGACTGTGAATTCACATTTGGAGCAGCAGGACTCTTGTCCTTGGAGCCAGAGGAAGTAACTGGTGGAGGCTGATAACTCAAAGGCTTTCCGTCCAAGCGTCTCCCAGATCCAGTAAATGGGTTGAACTTGGGTTCTTCAGCAGGGGTTTCTTTATCTGTAAGGAGGAACAAGAGTCTTGATAATAAGTATTAATAACGACACTGAATGGCATCACTGCAATGTAGATACTACCTTCAACTTGAATAACACCCTATTACAGCAATATCTTCAAATCTCAGTAAAAGTACAAAAAAACTAGATGATGTTTTTCATAATTGCATTTTTCACATTCTTAAGTCTAAAACAAAACTACTTAATTATTCTACTACAATATCATGGAACAAGGGGGGTTGGATAGTTCTGCCtgtttgagctaagggttaaagcCACTACAAGGAGCTAAAGAACCAGAGTCCAAACCCTAGTGAAGGAGAAAATAcgaacatgataactattattaGACCAACATTTGTCTATCAATAAAAATTTCGAGGAAACATCTCCACAATACCAGCTCCTACTTACAAAAACATCATGCTTCTTAAAGATTGGATGTGTCCTTAATGAAAATAAGCAGTCAACCAAAAGTACAAAGAAGTGGAATAAGCATACTGTCGAATAATTTTTGCCAATTTAATGAAACATGAACCGATACTCGTTAACTGTAAGAATATCAAGTTCCAGTATGTAATGCAAATGAGGCATGACCAGCTTGCAGAGCATCCCCATCagcaaatttaaaataaaagaccATCTTCCATTATCTCCAAAATTCAAACCTAAAGACTGTGGTGCTAGGCCAAACTTATTGAGCAAATTTAATATTAGCAAAGAACTCTACCCTGTATTAGAACCTTTCAATATCTTATCTATAATTTATGAATGCAGCCTCTTACAATAAGTTTCCAATATCAATTATAGCAGCATGCAACACACACATATACAAGAAAAGATGAAAGCCATCCCACGGGACAGAGAGAAGACACCAAAATGACAAAGATAAGTCAGTCAACCCCTACCAGCTTCTGGTGCCTTTCCGGCAGAACATGCAGCAATGGGCTTTTCAGGTTCCTTGTAATCTAAGGGAGGGGCGAAGTCCACTTCACAGTCAGTCTCAATGATGCTTATAGCATTGGCAGGCTTGCTTTCAATAATatcaatataatattttttgttattgtaaGCCACCATAATGCTATCTCCAGTAGTCAGGCAGGAAAAATTCCTCAGCGTAGTTTCTAAGCTGGACAGAAAAAATAGTCAGTTATCAAAACAGATCTAATTCCAGTCAGTGCTGGCAAGGAAATACAGAACAAATGGAGGGTGCCACCATagaattaaaacaaacaaaacaatacaatttttttaaaataaatcaacTAATTCCCCTGAATCACTAGTGGACATGAATTCATAGACCTGTAACTGAATCTAGTTCTAAACCATATCAAATATAGTTATATGGAATAATTACTTCACATATAAAATTGGAAGGAGAAACACATTTGAGCTACAGAATTACATCCTTGCAAGAGGTATTCATAAGTTGGGAAATATCATAGCTTTATTAAACTGAAACAAAATAACATCGACTCACATAGCCTTTGGATTGGAAATATCCAAGAAGTCTTTAGTGTGAGGCTGTAACTTAACATATGTTCCCTTTGGAAGTGTCACATTTTTCACTCTTACAATGTCCCCCTCTTGTAAAAGCATGTTCTCCATCATCTGTATAAGAACCCATGAAGAGCATTTCAATTAAAATCAAAGCTCTGAGGAGAACCATATTAGTGAAACAAGCTTACAAGCATATTCACAATCACTTTTGAATTCCTACCCAGTATGGCATGTATATCATGCCTTCCTCTGCAATGAACTCCAGAACACCACAATGAGAAACCCGCTCAGCAGCGTCATTACGAAGTTCGAACAACATCGGATAATCAATATGCAGAGATGCTGCAAATTAGACTTCACATTAGTAATGAAAAGTCATAAGTAAGATACATACAACTGGGAAAAGAATGCAAAATAGATAACAGTCCAACATTGACAGAACTAACCTAGACGATCAAGGGCTGATGGAGGCATTATAACTGCAGcacaacaataatttaattttcacatTAGACAGGAACTCAGAAAACAAGTTATTCCAAAAATTCAGAGCTAACATGGACATCGAAACTTACTTTTGTCACCACTTTCAAGTTGGGGCTGCAGGATTGAGATGCAAAAAATAACAAGACAGAAAAGTTagaattgttttttaaataattgatttaAACTTTTACATATGTCACAACTCTCGTGTTAACTACTAGAGATTAATGACACCTCAATTGGATATCTTTAGTTTTTTTGTGGTAAAccagtttttctttctttagaTCTGACATTTCATTATCCTGACTACTAGTCTAAAGTTTGGGtcaatacaatttaattttgataataaATATCAGTTATGAATTCTTAATTTGATTTTAATGCTATAAGTCAATATATTATGGTTGATTTACCAAATAATATAGATTATTTtatctctaccaaaaaaaataaaatctatatagattgttttatgttatggaCTGGGTCAAGGCCCGTGCTCGGCCCAAACAAGATCGGGCCGCGTCAATGGTCCAACCTTCAAACGGACACGGGCAGACAGCACTCAAAATGCATTCAAGGCCCATATCCCCTCCCCATTGATGACAATTCCGCAACCTCCGCCTTCGCATCAATGCCAGTCAATGCATTCAAGGCCTAGATTCCCTCTCCCCATTGATGACAATTCCGCAACCTCCGCCTTCTCATCAATGGCCTTCGATGCCAGTCGATGCATTCAAGGCCCAGATTCCCTCTCCCCGGATTCACTCGAAGGACTCAAGTATGTTATCTATACTATAACCTCTCACTTCACACATCTACTGACTTGAGCATGATTGACATCGGTACGTCTTTCTGATCAAGTAAGACCAATTTAAATTTAGAACCCATGATAATCAGGGTATTTGACTCTCTGATGGGTACACCAGGGTGTCCCTACAACTTTGACAATTTTAACCTACTATGGGACTAATCCTCGATTTGGCTGCTTTAGAAGCACAAGAATTAACCCTTGGATTTTGAAACCTCACAACAGGGATGTCTCCTGGGAATCAAACTGGGGTTATCATCATTGGGGTAAGAGTTTGTATCCAGTGCAACCAATcccttttttaatttatgataaacaTGACCTAATTAATAGAAGAGGAAGCTAACATAAAATAACATCtgtagaaataataataaataattattattatataaccCATGCCCGAGTCTAGTCATCATAAGCAATACATTTAACAGTGGCAATAAACGTTTTCAAAATATGTACACAATATtagaaacagatgctgaaaggcATGCTAACCTTTTCAATAAAAGAAGCAGGGTAACATCGGTACGTCTGCTCAAACGATGTCCCATGATATCCATATCCATCAAAAAACTGCGTCAAGCATACAGACAGTAGTTAAATCACAATATGCAACAAATATCACCACCACAATCATAGCATCAATATACAACTAGAAAAATTTGATCTTGTTTTGGGTTTGTATCCCATTGTCAAATATTTGTCCAAATTAACTTGAAAagagaaaatcaaaacaaatacaGTTTCTTATACATAAAAGACACTTAGCATTTGTAGGAAACAAAAGATACCATTTTGTGATGATTGAAACAGCAGAGTATCAAGTCTCGAAGCTCCCTGCGAGAGTAAAATAAATTCTACACATGAGTAACTTATTATATAGTAAAAAACAATAAACTAATCAAAATAAGATTCCTAAACTTCACAATAATAACTCTCTAGTGAACTAATGAAATCAAAATTAGAACAAAAGTTAAACAATTGAGGAAACCCTAAACCCGTAGAAGTAGAACCGTTGAAAACAAACAGTCTATGGCGAAAAAAACACTATCATCATTCAATTAAATGGTAATTGAACTAAAATAGTGATAAACATTGAGAAAGCATCGGAAAATTGAGAATTAATTAGGATCGATTAACTGAAAGATTAAGATTAGCGAGTTTTTGAGAGAGACAAAACCTGATGGATGATGTTTGATCTCAGACACCGCTGTCCTCTAACTTTATTGCGGGAACTGCACCTGCCTTTCAATTGATTCGGTCCATCCGATTAATCCAACCATTGATATCATGTCACATGtcctttttatttcttttttaaaatttaaaataaaaaactgtatCTTCCTCACCACAAAATCGAAGTCGAGCTTCTTTGCCGCCGACCTTCGTCTACTATGTTGTTGACCGCCGCCGTTGTCACCGTGTCTTCGTTCGGAAGATTTCTTCTAAAGCCTTGAATATAATATTGAGAAAAAAACCTCCCTCACCGAGTGGGAATGCAGTGGCGGTTTTTGGCCGGATttgatgatggtggtggttgTTTCAGTCGACGACGATGGTATAATGGTGATTAACTTGAAAGATATGGTGTAGCAGAGGATAATAAGATCAAAATTTGGTGTGTAGAATTCTTTTgcctttaattttttattaaaataaaaataaaaatggagaCATGGTGCTGGTTGAACCACACAATTGATCCAATGGTCCATAAGAATTGAAAGTCAGGTGACTTTCCCGCTAGAAAGTTAGAGAATTCAGATCCATTTGATCTCAGAATTGAGAGAGGAACACACGAAAcgaatataataaataaataattattattttattttgtgagaGAGTGCTTGTTGAAACtatgaataaataaagaaaGAGAAGTGAACAAGAAGAttgcacaaaaaataaaacaaaataaaacaaatcgtTTAGGTTACGTGGCAGTTATTTGGGTTGGGCTGGGCTTTGTATCCACCTTTAGTTAGCCCAAATAGTTAACAATCGTTTAGGTTGCTATTACCACTCCCCAAACACCGCACCAACCACACCTCGTATATACTACCtatgtcccattttataagacctcatttgactaaatgcattattcatatgtcttgttttgaccgtatttttataaaagtatataaatgtaaatattatcatataagatcttgtttgatttgtttcgacgagtattttcaaaatatcaaatttctataatttttactaatgcacaattaaagatattcgtaatcaaagtTATGCAGTGGTGTACGTGAAATGGTCAActagtttttatattttgggacggatggagtattagTTTTCGAAATTGATTTCAATCTATACAAGTACAATATAGCAAACATAGTTCTTTAATCAAGTTGATCGGAGTtgttactattttaaaatttactattagtagtaatatttctttaattgtcttttaatttttcttatttgttaattattaatttaactttttaattttatacaacACCGACACGCAGGGACGGAGCTAGAAGGGGGACCAACAGAAAACAACAGTCCCCCCTAAATAGTTTCGAATATCTTTTTATACTACtatagtattatattattaacttaattTCACTTTTGGTCTCcctattttattaaactcataaaaatggtccattttttaattcaaattctTGTCTCTATTTTTATACTTGGTGTATATTTGTTCCTAGCATATGTTTTTCCAAAGTAgtatttttgtacaaaaaatcTGATTTATTGGCCCAATAatgaattcaataaaaaaaaaatcttttttgagATTAGAACTCGCATTTTATGATGTAGAAAGTCGCAATTTTTATAGCAAAGTACATAAATTAAGATCAAAATTAcaatacatataaaaataaagggcAAAAAGTTCGACTAAAAATATCTATAAAATGCGATTCACAatattagatttaaatttatcttATAACTTTTTATATATGTCGTGCTttcaaaagttaattttttctttactaatTGTCGGTCGGTCTCCCTTGAGTTAAATTTGTGGCTCCGTCCCTACGACACTGTGTGTCTTTGATGTGAACTTTTCAATCCCTTAATAATCCTACACGGCTACACTTTTGTTTGAcccttcttcttctctttcaatTGTTCCTCTTCCTTTCCTCGATGTaaaatctttcttttttttctttcctcaCAATCCTAAGCACAACAATGAATAATATTTGGGGGCAcacatattaaattatttttttaaagataaatgATTAAGTCACATCAACTATTACAATCAATCcttgttaaattttttacaattttttacaaGCATGGTTTGTGCCTGTATGTTGTAACTTATCTTGAGTGGGGTATTGTTCTAGTCTTCTAGAGTTGTTGGAGGATTAGTTTAGTATTTTGTATGCGACTTTTTTAAGTCATGATTCATGCCTAATTTAATAAAATCTTCAGATTCAATTATTTGCCACTATTGAACAGTGGCTAATGTCTTACCGGAAATCATTTTCCAACCGTTTcggtttgtttttgtttactgAAAACTTAAATAGgtgtattgaattgagattttgaaagacaattttggcaaaaaaagtcttgaagattttaaatgaTTTGGTGggattgtattgattttatgggattttaaaagatgactttttataatcaaaattcTTAACACATGATTTTAATGGATTTCTAACGTagatttttaagatttcaaaATACTTTATGGATTTCTAAGATTTTGAATGTTTGAACCGCAATTAAAAATACGAGATATCCTCTCAATACATTCCTTAAAAATACATATTGAAGATTGAAtaattccttttttattttagggtcattattaataattaaaattataataataattatagaaagtaaagataataataataataataataataataataataaccaccttgtaaaataataataatgaatgttgtaaaaaaaaaattgacgaaacgaaaaaaaaactatgaaattttttcttttgatttacGTATACGGtaccataaaaataataatatgattttttttttttatttttgtttgcttTTGGTCTTTTTTCGGAAGATTGATGAACATATTATTTGTGTTACGGTACGATTGCACAtcaatagtttttcttttgatttgcaTTTTGCTTTTGAGTTTTTACGAAGAAGATCGGTGAACATGATAATGATAGATGATAAAGGATGACacaaaaagaaaagcaaaaaagTCTCATGAAATATCATGAATTATGGTGAGATTGTTGGATGAATATGTTCTTTGTATTTTGGACAATATAACAAGTTGCAAGAGAAGAACATATTTTGAACTGATGAGTTCCGACCAACGgcaataggaaaaaaaaaatatgtgggAGAGCATGAACAATCTCAGGGTTTAGAGTGAGATTGTTTGATGAGTGTAGTATTTATACTTTTAACTAAAAAGTCTCACGAAATTCATTCCATaacaaaatccatcaaaatcggtagacttttgaataccaatagacattttataaatgacaaggaatctcaattgaataccaacagatttcattgccctgaaaaaaaatcataattgtcttaattgaataccacaagatttacttaacttttgtaaaagtcttgattgaataccacattgaaatctcaatccaatacacccccttaaGTGTCTGAAATTTTCAGCCACGGCTTAACTGTGGGTAAATGTTtgaaacttttgtttttttaactttttcgGTTTGTAACTTTAATTAAATGTAGAAGTGAAGTGAAAAAGGATAAAATGAGAATATTGGATTATTAGTAGGGGTGATGAGATAAGTGTAggggtgaaaaaaaaatctcaattttattaTGTGGTATTCATAGTGAGATATTTTTAAATAAGGACAcacttgtttctttttattttttttctcaaatagtttAGTGTTATAAtttcacacttaaaataaataagtgaaatGTTTGGAGTTTAAACTTGATTGATACATGTAAAACAATGTCTCTATCAACTGGGTTAATCTCACGGATACAAGACACAttcctttttatcttttttatttttatgaagcAACATTAAGGTGAGAAGATGATGTCCCGGTCCAAAACATGAAAAACCTTAGACTAGCTCGAACCGATGATCACCCAGATCTAATTCCTATTTTCTTACCACTAAA
This portion of the Trifolium pratense cultivar HEN17-A07 linkage group LG3, ARS_RC_1.1, whole genome shotgun sequence genome encodes:
- the LOC123914382 gene encoding ubiquitin recognition factor in ER-associated degradation protein 1-like, whose protein sequence is MFFDGYGYHGTSFEQTYRCYPASFIEKPQLESGDKIIMPPSALDRLASLHIDYPMLFELRNDAAERVSHCGVLEFIAEEGMIYMPYWMMENMLLQEGDIVRVKNVTLPKGTYVKLQPHTKDFLDISNPKAILETTLRNFSCLTTGDSIMVAYNNKKYYIDIIESKPANAISIIETDCEVDFAPPLDYKEPEKPIAACSAGKAPEADKETPAEEPKFNPFTGSGRRLDGKPLSYQPPPVTSSGSKDKSPAAPNVNSQSSTASSSQSNAPQTQGKLVFGSNPNRSKETGKATEAKAKQEPPKEKEEDKFQPFTGKKYSLRG